The nucleotide sequence CGCCAAGGACAAGCTGATCCCGAGCTTGCGCGAGAGCCTGGACAAGCTGCGCGTCGATCAAGTCGACCTGACGCTGATCCATTGGCCGGCGCCCGACTGCGGCGTCCCGCTGGAGAGCTACATGGCCACGCTGGCCGAGGCAAAGGCGCTGGGCCTGACGAAAATGATCGGGGTTTCCAACTTCAACATCGACCTGACGGCACGTGCGATCGAGGTAGTGGGCAAGGGCCAGATTGCCACTAGCCAGATCGAGCTGAGCCCCTACCTGCAAAACCGGCGGCTCACCGCCTATCTGGCGGCACAGCAGATTCACACCACGTCCTACATGACCCTGGCGTATGGAAAGATCCTGCAGGACCCCACGATCCAGCAGCTTGCAGCCAAACACGATGCAACGCCGGCCCAGATTGCGCTGGCGTGGGCGTTGCAAATGGGCCATTCGGTGATCCCCTCCTCGACCAAGCGTGCGAACCTGCAAAGCAATCTGCTGGCCACGCGCCTGCAACTCGATGCGGAAGACATGACCACGATTGGCCACCTCGAACGCAATGGCCGACTGGTGAACCCGGAAGGGCTGGCACCGGCCTGGGATGAATAGTTCAGCCCGGTACACCGATGGCCCATCGTGCTGGTGGGCTCCCGCACTCCCACAAGATGGGAGAGCCCATGCAGCGAGCGGTGCCAGAAACGAGTTCTGGCACCGTCGTGATGGCATTGCCGGCCCCCAATCCAGCTCGCCACGGGTTGGGGGCAGCGGTGGCGTATCGCCAGCGCCGCCATCACGTCGACTAAAGCTGGGGTTAGTTGGCGCTGGTAATCCGCAGCAACAGCCAGACCGGCATCCCCAGGTACAGCGCCACCAGACCCAGGCGCTCGATCAGGTATCGACTGTCCGCCGCCTGTTGCGGGCGTAGCAGCACGGCCATGAAGGCCGTGCTCTCTATCCCCAGGCGCAATATCGCGGCACTGGCCGCCACGCCGATGACCCAGGTGATCCACCACAACACCAGGGTGGTCAGATAGGCCTTGAGTCCGAAGGCGTAGTACTCACCCCACATGCTGCCGTAGGCGATGTGCTGATGCAGGTTGAACGCCGGCAACGCCAGCAGCAAGGGGAAGGCGATGAACTTCACCGCCGGATGCTCGATCCGGCCATGGCGGGTGGCTTCGCGGGCCCGCGTGAAGGCGGCGAGAATGGACGGCGCCCGGGCTGGCTGGAAAGCAGCGCCGGATGCCGCCAGCGCATGAGCCAGGGCAGATGGATTGGCGAGCGTAAGCCCGTAATGCCAACTCCCGCCAGAGGCCAAGCGCAGGCTCAGGCCCGGCCCCGGCAGCGGTAGCCACCAGAGCTCGGCGGCGGCAATGTCTGACAAGGGCAGTGTCAACTTCTTGCCACCACGATTCAAGACCAGTTGCCCATCCTCGATGCTGGCCCGGGCGGAAAACGCCAGCAACACGAACCAGGCAGCCGCCTCGGGTGCCAGGAACAGGCTACTGAACATGCGGATTTGCGCCAGCGTATGCGAGCGCAGGCTGTCGTCCGTCAACACGGCAAAGGCCATCCACACCAGACTGCAGCGCGCAAAGGCACGCAACAGCCCCGCCACGATACGCGCAGCCGGCGGCAACACGGTGACGTTGGCGTGACGGCCCGACCAGGCTATCAGCGCCTGGCCGCCCTCGCCCATGTGTGGGCGCCACCTCGGCAACACGGCGGTCACCGCCAGCAGGGTCAGGAAGGCCGCGCAGACGAGCCCGACCCAGTCCCCCCACATCACCATCAGCGTGAGCGGCGGCGTCCCGGCTGGCAGGGCACCGATCACCAGGGTGCGTTCCCCCATATTCGACCCCGCGATCACCTTGCCGCTGGCGTCGATCACGGCGCTGTAGCCATTGCTGGTGACGCGGAACTGCGGTAGCCGTGTCTCG is from Chitinivorax sp. PXF-14 and encodes:
- the dkgB gene encoding 2,5-didehydrogluconate reductase DkgB, with protein sequence MHIPAFGVGTFRLQGQTVIDSVTNALDLGYRAVDTAQIYENEAEVGQAIAESGIPRSEIFITTKIWTDHYAKDKLIPSLRESLDKLRVDQVDLTLIHWPAPDCGVPLESYMATLAEAKALGLTKMIGVSNFNIDLTARAIEVVGKGQIATSQIELSPYLQNRRLTAYLAAQQIHTTSYMTLAYGKILQDPTIQQLAAKHDATPAQIALAWALQMGHSVIPSSTKRANLQSNLLATRLQLDAEDMTTIGHLERNGRLVNPEGLAPAWDE